The following DNA comes from Paracoccus methylovorus.
CCGGATCAGGGTCATCCCGATGGACGAGATGGCAAAACGCTATGCGTCGGGGGCGCTGGACCCGGCAATCACTGGCGCGAAAGCCGCCTGAGAGGAGGAAACCCGATGAATGAGATGAGCAAATCCGAAATCACGGACAAGAAAAAGCGCTATGCCGCCGGCGTGCTGAAATACGCCCAGATGGGCTATTGGGACGGCGATTACGAGCCCAAGGACACCGATATCCTGGCGCTGTTCCGCATCACCCCGCAAGATGGCGTGGACCCGATCGAGGCGGCGGCGGCGGTTGCCGGCGAAAGCTCGACCGCGACATGGACGGTGGTCTGGACCGACCGGCTGACCGCCTGCGACCAATACCGCGCGAAAGCCTATAAGGTCGAGCCGGTGCCCGGCACGCCGGGGCAGTATTTCTGCTATGTCGCCTATGACCTGATCCTGTTCGAGGAAGGGTCCATCGCCAACGTGACGGCCTCGATCATCGGCAATGTCTTCAGCTTCAAGCCGCTGCTGGCCGCCCGGCTGGAAGACATGCGCTTTCCCGTGGCCTACATGAAGACCTTTGCCGGCCCCCCCACCGGCATCGTGGTCGAGCGCGAGCGGCTGGACAAGTTCGGCCGCCCCCTTTTGGGCGCCACGACCAAGCCCAAGCTGGGGCTTTCCGGCAAGAACTATGGCCGGGTGGTCTATGAAGGGCTCAAGGGCGGGCTGGACTTCATGAAGGACGACGAGAACATCAACAGCCAGCCCTTCATGCATTGGCGCGACCGGTTTCTTTACTGCATGGAGGCGGTGAACAAGGCGACCGCCGTCACCGGCGAGATCAAGGGCCATTACCTGAACATCACCGCCGGCACGATGGAAGAGATGTATGCCCGTGCAGAACTGGCCAAGGAATTGGGCTCGGTCATCGTCATGGTCGATCTGATCGTGGGCTGGACCGCGATCCAGTCGATCTCGAACTGGTGCCGGCAGAACGACATGATCCTGCACATGCACCGCGCCGGCCACGGCACCTATACGCGGCAGAAGAACCACGGCATCAGCTTTCGCGTGATCGCCAAGTGGCTGCGCATGGCCGGGGTCGATCACCTGCACTGCGGCACCGCCGTCGGCAAGCTTGAAGGCGATCCGATGACCGTGCAGGGCTATTACAACGTCTGCCGCGAAATGCATAACGAGATCGACTTGCCACGCGGCATCTTTTTCGAGCAGGACTGGGCGAACCTGAAAAAAGTGATGCCGGTCGCGTCGGGCGGCATCCATGCCGGGCAGATGCACCAGCTTCTGGACCTGTTCGGCGACGATGTGGTGCTGCAATTCGGCGGTGGCACCATCGGTCACCCGATGGGCATCCAGGCGGGCGCGACCGCGAACCGCGTGGCGCTGGAGGCCATGGTTCTGGCCCGCAACGAGGGCCGCGATATCGCGACCGAAGGCCCGGAAATCCTGCGGGCGGCCGCGAAATGGTGCAAGCCGCTGGAAGCCGCCCTCGATGTCTGGGGCAACATTACGTTCAACTACACATCGACAGACACCTCGGACTTCGTTCCGACCGCGTCTGTCAGCTGACGGAGGACCATATGCGTATCACTCAGGGTTGCTTTTCCTTTCTGCCCGATCTTTCCGACGAGCAGATCCGCGATCAGGTGGAATATATCCTGTCGCGCGACTGGGCGGTCGGGATCGAATTCACCGATGAGCCGCATCCCCGCAACACCTATTGGGAGATGTGGGGCCATCCGATGTTCGACCTCAAGGACGCCAAGGGCGTGATGATGGAACTGGACGATTGCCGCAAGGCGCATGGCGACAAGTATATCCGCATCAACGCCTTTGACAGCACCAGAGGCTGGGAGACGGTGATGATGTCCTTTATCGTCAACCGCCCCGCGAAAGAGCCGGGTTTCAGGACATGGCGGATGGAGGCCGATGGCCGGCATATCCGCTATACCCATGAGCTGACCGGCTGATGGCCCGGCCGGATCGGGGGGCTGTCTGCCCCCCGGCCCCCCGAGGATATTTGCACACGAAAGAAGGATTGGGCGATGGATGGCGACATGGGCGAGAAACTGGCCAGGGTCGATCTGAAGGCCGAGTACGAATCCTCGGGCGTCCGCGATATTCTGGATGAGCTGGACCGCGAGTTGATCGGGCTTACCCCGGTCAAGAGCCGCATTCGCGAGACTGCGGCGCTGTTGCTGGTCGACCGGGCGCGGCGCGATCTGGGACTGGTCCATGAGACACCGACGCTGCACATGAGCTTTACCGGCAATCCCGGCACCGGAAAGACCACGGTGGCGCTGAAGATGGCGGGGCTGCTGCACCGGCTGGGTTATGTGCGCAAGGGGCATCTGGTCAGCGTGACCCGCGACGATCTGGTCGGGCAATATATCGGTCACACCGCCCCCAAGACCAAGGAAGTGCTGAAGAAAGCCATGGGCGGCGTGTTGTTCATTGACGAGGCCTATTATCTTTACAAGCCGGATAACGAGCGCGACTATGGGCAGGAAGCGATCGAGATCCTGTTGCAGGTGATGGAGAACAACCGCGACGATCTGGTCGTCATCATGGCTGGTTATGCCGACCGCATGGATCGTTTCTTTGCCGCCAATCCGGGTTTTCGCTCTCGTATCGCCCATCACATCGAGTTTCCCGATTATACCGGCGAGGAGTTGGCGCGGATCTCGGTCTCGATGCTGGAAAACCAGGGCTATGTCTTTGACGAAGGCGGGCGCCGGGCGATGGAGGATTATATCGGACTGCGCCGAGAGCAGCCGCATTTCGCCAATGCGCGCTCGATCCGCAATGCGCTGGACCGGGCGCGCCTGAGGCAGGCGAACCGGCTGTTTTCGGGAGATGCGCCGGTCGACGCACATATGCTGTCGACCATCACCGAAGCCGATATCCGTCCGAGCCGGGTGTTTTCGGGCGGGCTTGACGGTAATCCGGCGATAGATGGCGCCTGATCCGTCCCTTGCAGCATCGAAACAGGGCGATCAACCGGCTGGATGAAAGGGGCGAGAGGGGCTCAGGGCCGCGCCTTATGCCTTGGCGTCCTCCAGCATCATGCGCGCGGCCTTTTCCGCTATCATCATCGCCGGCGCATTGGTATTGCCGCTGGTGATCGTCGGCATGACCGAAGCATCGGCGATCCGCAGCCGGCCAAGCGCCCGCATTCGCAACCGCGGATCGACCACGGCGCCATCGTCGACACCCATGCGGCAGGTGCCCACGGGGTGAAAGATCGTGGTGCCTACGGCTCCGGCCGCCTTGACCAGATCTTCGTCGGTCTGGAAAGCGATGCCCGGCACGTGTTCCTGTGGGTCGAAGCGGTTGAAGGCCGGTTGAGCCGCGATCTTGCGGGCCATGCGTATGGCCCGCACGGCGATGTCCCGGTCGGCTTCGGTCGAAAGGTAATTCGGCCGGATAGCCGGGTGGCTGCGAAAATCCGCGCTCGTGACATGAACCGAACCGCGGCTTTCGGGCCGCAGGTTGCACACGGACGCGGTCATGGCCGGGAACGGGTGCACGGGGTCGCCGAACTTGTCCAGGCTGACCGGCTGGACGTGGAACTCCAGATCCGGCGTCGCCTTGTCGGGCCCGGAACGGGTGAATATGCCAAGCTGGCTGGGCGCCATCGACATCGGCCCCGAGCGTTTCAGCAGATATTCCAGCCCGATGGCCGCCTTGCCCAGCAGACGCGAGGCCTTTTCGTTCAGGGTCGGCACGCCCCGGACCTTGTAGACCAGCCGCAACTGCAGGTGGTCCTGCAGATTCTCGCCCAGTCCCGGGACCTCGATCTGCGGGGCGATGCCGGCGGCCTGCAAGATGCCGCCCTGCCCCACGCCGGAATGTTCGAGGATCTGGACCGAACCTATCGAACCCGCCGCCAGCACGGTTTCACGCGTCGCACGAACCTCGCGCCGCTGGCCCTGATGGTGGAAGACGACGCCCGTGACTTCGCCGGACTGGATCGCCAGCCGCTCGACCTCGGCCCCGGTGAGGATCCGCAGGTTCGGGCGATTGCGCACCGGCCGCAGGAAGGCGCGCGCCGCGCTCCAGCGCCAGCCGGCTTTCTGTGTCACGTCGAAATAGCCGCCGCCTTCGTTATCGCCGCGGTTGAAATCATCCGTGCGGGGAATGCCGGCCTGTTCGGCGGCCTCCATGAAGGCGTCGAGCACCGCCCAGCGGACGCGCGCGGTTTCGACCCGAAGCTCTCCGCCCGCGCCATGTGCGTCGTCAGCGCCGCGGTAGTGGTCCTCTTGCGCCCTGAACAGCGGCAGCACGTCATCCCAGCCCCAGCCGGTGCAGCCAAGCTGGCGCCAATGATCGTAATCCGCCGCCTGTCCGCGCATGTAGATCATGCCGTTGATCGACGAGCAGCCGCCCAGAACCCGGCCGCGCGGATAAAGCAGTTCACGGCCGTTCAGCGCCGGCTCGCCCTGAGTGCGAAACCCCCAGTCGGTGCGGGGATTGCCGATGCAGTAAAGATAGCCGACCGGGATATGGACCCAGTGGTAATTGTCGCGTCCCCCCGCCTCCAAGAGCAGCACGCGACAACCGGGATCGGCGCTGAGGCGGTTGGCCAGCACACATCCGGCGCTGCCCGCGCCAATGACGATATAGTCATAGCTTTCCATCGGATACCCCTTGCATGGCCCCCGCTTGCGCGCAGGGGCCGCACCGTTACGAACCTGCCCTGAAGCCCAACTTGCGGCCAAGCTTCGAGGCGAAGAACTCGCCCACCAACCCCCGGCGGAACAGAAGCACGCAGACCATGAAGACGACGCCGGTGATGACCGTGACCGGGAAGTCCGAGGTCGCCAGGTAGTTCTGCAAGGTCACCACCAGCCCCGCGCCGACGATCGGGCCAAGCAGCGTGCCGATCCCGCCCAGAAGCGTCATCAAGATCACCTCGCCCGACATCTGCCAGGTCACGTCGGTCAGCGTCGCGAACTGGAAGATCAGCGCCTTGACCCCGCCTGCCAGCCCAGCCAGCGCCGCCGACATGACAAAGGCGCCAAGCTTGTAACGCTGCACCGAATAGCCCA
Coding sequences within:
- a CDS encoding form I ribulose bisphosphate carboxylase large subunit — its product is MNEMSKSEITDKKKRYAAGVLKYAQMGYWDGDYEPKDTDILALFRITPQDGVDPIEAAAAVAGESSTATWTVVWTDRLTACDQYRAKAYKVEPVPGTPGQYFCYVAYDLILFEEGSIANVTASIIGNVFSFKPLLAARLEDMRFPVAYMKTFAGPPTGIVVERERLDKFGRPLLGATTKPKLGLSGKNYGRVVYEGLKGGLDFMKDDENINSQPFMHWRDRFLYCMEAVNKATAVTGEIKGHYLNITAGTMEEMYARAELAKELGSVIVMVDLIVGWTAIQSISNWCRQNDMILHMHRAGHGTYTRQKNHGISFRVIAKWLRMAGVDHLHCGTAVGKLEGDPMTVQGYYNVCREMHNEIDLPRGIFFEQDWANLKKVMPVASGGIHAGQMHQLLDLFGDDVVLQFGGGTIGHPMGIQAGATANRVALEAMVLARNEGRDIATEGPEILRAAAKWCKPLEAALDVWGNITFNYTSTDTSDFVPTASVS
- a CDS encoding ribulose bisphosphate carboxylase small subunit, which gives rise to MRITQGCFSFLPDLSDEQIRDQVEYILSRDWAVGIEFTDEPHPRNTYWEMWGHPMFDLKDAKGVMMELDDCRKAHGDKYIRINAFDSTRGWETVMMSFIVNRPAKEPGFRTWRMEADGRHIRYTHELTG
- the cbbX gene encoding CbbX protein; this encodes MDGDMGEKLARVDLKAEYESSGVRDILDELDRELIGLTPVKSRIRETAALLLVDRARRDLGLVHETPTLHMSFTGNPGTGKTTVALKMAGLLHRLGYVRKGHLVSVTRDDLVGQYIGHTAPKTKEVLKKAMGGVLFIDEAYYLYKPDNERDYGQEAIEILLQVMENNRDDLVVIMAGYADRMDRFFAANPGFRSRIAHHIEFPDYTGEELARISVSMLENQGYVFDEGGRRAMEDYIGLRREQPHFANARSIRNALDRARLRQANRLFSGDAPVDAHMLSTITEADIRPSRVFSGGLDGNPAIDGA
- a CDS encoding GMC family oxidoreductase, which encodes MESYDYIVIGAGSAGCVLANRLSADPGCRVLLLEAGGRDNYHWVHIPVGYLYCIGNPRTDWGFRTQGEPALNGRELLYPRGRVLGGCSSINGMIYMRGQAADYDHWRQLGCTGWGWDDVLPLFRAQEDHYRGADDAHGAGGELRVETARVRWAVLDAFMEAAEQAGIPRTDDFNRGDNEGGGYFDVTQKAGWRWSAARAFLRPVRNRPNLRILTGAEVERLAIQSGEVTGVVFHHQGQRREVRATRETVLAAGSIGSVQILEHSGVGQGGILQAAGIAPQIEVPGLGENLQDHLQLRLVYKVRGVPTLNEKASRLLGKAAIGLEYLLKRSGPMSMAPSQLGIFTRSGPDKATPDLEFHVQPVSLDKFGDPVHPFPAMTASVCNLRPESRGSVHVTSADFRSHPAIRPNYLSTEADRDIAVRAIRMARKIAAQPAFNRFDPQEHVPGIAFQTDEDLVKAAGAVGTTIFHPVGTCRMGVDDGAVVDPRLRMRALGRLRIADASVMPTITSGNTNAPAMMIAEKAARMMLEDAKA